The genomic window caggctccAGTTTCCTGCACAGAGGCTTCCTGATTTACAAGGACATTTAATGCATTAGTAACTTTTTCCAACTGCCAAGGCTCTGACTTTTAGATAATAGGGTTTCAAGCAGTAACCTCTCATGCCAGGTTTCACTTTTAATAAGCTTAGCTTTTTTTTCCAGTAGGGGCCTGCTTAACCCATGTCTGTGCAGCTGCTTTGCTACAAAGCGCTGTGTGCAAAAAATCTGTTTCCTGTGCAAGATCTGAGGCTGGATATATCCGAGGTCTGTTCTCTGGGTCTGTGTAGCAGGTGCCCTGTGCTCTTCCTTCATTATTAAGCATGCCTTTGCAGGAGCTGCTGGGAGGTGTGCTAGCAGACTTCTCAGCAGTGGTATCGAgccctggttttatcccactggTATATAGGACTGGTGGATCTGCTCTTGGAGCAAACAAAACCACAAGCTCATGCAGTGAAGAGTGTAAAGAGGGTTTGATTCTGGTCCTCTTCCGGTAAGCCTGGTGGCTGCCGTCTGCTTTCCAGCCCTTGTTTTGCTTCTGAGAAGGAGCCCTGAGTTATTCAGGTGACTGCATCCTGGCTCTCGCTGCCACTGGTTCTCTCCCATGGAGGCTAGCGCTCCTGAGATCAATCTTTCCCTACCTTTTCTGAACTGTCAGCAACTGACCTGACAAGAATATCtgattttccccccccccccccgttcctatCTAgtatgggaaaaataatggaTTTTAATTGGTGGAATTCCTGAAGATTTTCCTTAACTGCTGATGTCACCTTATTGCCAAGGCATTCCAGTTCTTTACATTTGCATACTTGAGGGTGctggataattaaaaaaaaaaaaaaaaagcagcacccTTAATGTACCCAATACCTCATTCATCTCTTTACAGACGTCCTGTTAAGAGGTTAGGTGAATTGCTGAAGTGGACAGCGAGTGGCAGAATTGAGCCGGGGTATCAGGTTCACAGTGCTGTGGGGTTTTTAATAACCCATGTATGTGTTGCTTCTAGTAAAGGGGGGGGATtgtcggttttttgttttttttttttttaaattaggcaaaattttcaaaggctttgggGGAAGGGTGTGAGCAGGAGTTAAGTTCCCACTGGCTtgtttcctggggggggggggcattccctTATTGCCGCCTGCTCCAGCCCTTTGAATGACTGCTGTGAGAAGTCTGCCCAAGTTCAGGGTGGGCAGAGGGGGAGTGGCGTGAGTTGGTGTCCCATAACAGTATGGGGGTGCTGGTGAGCCACCCCATAAATCAAACGTCTGCTTGCATAGCTTGCCTGGCTGGCATCCTGTGTAAGACTTCAGTTttagagtctgtgtaatgtagTTGGTGGCTTCCTGCCTGGAGGACGCTGCTGACAATGTCACCGCAACATGCGTGCAtcctatgtttgttttttttttgggtagggGGTGGCTGCAAAAGGATGTGGTGCACCCACTGGGTCCAGTTCTCCCCCTTTCCAGTCTAACTTTAGGATGCAGAGACACAAAGTGCCCTTTGAGGGGTGGATGGGTCATCGGGACGTGGTCTTCCTGTGTCAGTATGCAGAATGCAGGGCAGAGCTCTTACAAATCTTGTTCTGCAGGCTTTCACCAGGCCTTCAGAAGTGTTCTCCAAATACCACAGCCAGGTGTCTTCCATGCCTTGGGACGGGTCTAATGTTGGCCCAATAAAAGGCATTGTAACCTGCCACAAGGATTTTCCAgatgacatggggggggggacgggacagtaCTAGTTCTGGTGGTCACTGGCTCTGGAGTCCGtccgtccctccccccccccccccccccattcacataCAAAAGCAGTGCACTGTCCCAAACCTAAACTACTCCCTCCTTGATTTTATACAGATTTGAGGTCTTCCACAATAAATATTGCACACTTATCCTAGTTCAGTGCTTCACGCTCCGGGTGCTAACTTCAGAGCTGGGGATCCACCGGTAGTTTAATGAGTATTAGGTTAAGGCAATACCAAATGCCCTTCCATGCATCTTAAGACCGACTGAGTGGCGCCAATGGCCAGGGTTAGGGGGAATGCAACGCATGTTGTGGGAGGCGCTGAAGGGACGTGCGCAGGCACCATTCTTCCTCTAGGCTAAGCAGCAGCCAGGGCCGTGGGCCCAGCAGGCAGAGCTCTCGGCACATCCCACCCCAGTAGACTGATCTCGTCtcttaacccctcccccccattctgAATTGGGCACAAGTTCACACGTATAACTTTAAGGACCTCTTGCTGTGGGGGGTGGAAACAGAGCAACAGAATTCAAGCAGCCATGGGGCAGACACAAAGTACCTCAGGATGCCAGAGAAGTGACTAAGGCTGGACAGACTGAGTGGACCCAAATGTTCCTTATCTGCCAGCATCTTCGGTTTTAATTGCCCTTCAGGGTTGTAGTGAAAAGTGCTAAAACCTAACCAGGCTCATCATACCTGAAGACTACAGGCATTGCTGCCCCCAGCCAGAGAGGGTTTCACCTTTAACATGCAAAAGACACTCAAAGTGCATAGACGTCAGGGTCCATGAAGCAAAAATGTAACCGGTGGCAGGGCCTCTCTTAGCTGGTGCTGTCAGCTCTGCTCTTCACACCTAGCGCTCATCGCCAGTCTGCATTAAGAGAAACTTATTCCACTGTGCACAGAGCATCTTTCATCACCTCCTCTGACCGGGTCAGGTTTCCTGATGGGGAGCAGGACTACAGAGGAGTCTTGCACggtgtttgtctttttgtgttcAGGGCTGGAAACGTTTTACTCCACATCCCAGAGGAAGTCTGCCCCGGGCTATCTGGTCTGGAGACAGGAGCCACAAGCACCTTAGCCAAAAGCTGCGTTCAGTCTCAGCTTGTCACCTTCCAGCCCCATGTTCCCTGAGCTGCAGGAGCTCTGCAAAACTTGCCCCGAGAGCTGGTTTATTAGGCACGGGTCTGAAGTGTCCTGCAGATGCCAGCATGACAAAGTCCAGTGATGAGCTGCCGCTGCTTGCACCGTGGCTGGCTGGCAGGCAGCTCTAGTCTGCCTGAGGAAAACACAGTGGAAGGGACTGGCAGGAGTGTCGTGTACAGAGCTGCGACCCTCAAGATACCAGTTCAGTTACCCCTGCTCGGTGTGACCTCCCCCCAgggctcgcgctctctctctccattcacgTATTTCAGTTCTGGCTACATGAGCAACCACCATTCAAGGCTGATCTCTGCCCAGAAATGGGGAGAGATGTCACTGCAGGCCCTTTCTAGTAACGACTCGCTGGCTTCCCCAGGGGTAACCACTGCTGTATGCAGGACAAAATCCAAGTAGTCGACAAACTTCTGTACCAGTTCTATAACTGCCTAAGTCGCTTTATATAAATGACAACATCAAAGTACAGACCACAAGTAAAAATTGTGTTCAGAGCCTCCTTCATAGTGATCAAACATCAGATACCCCAGCAGAACTTATCGCTTTCTGATCAGCTTTGTTGGCTGGcgaaaaaaatcagcaaaggtACCGAAGTGTCAAGTCTATTCTGCATTCAGCTAGGCCCTACCCCAAAGAGGTTTACAATCCAGAGGCAATGGAAGAAGGTGACTTGCCTAAAGTCACACGGTCAGTtgaagtgagatttgaaccctggtcctTGGCCCATTGCACTAACCACTAGCTCACTcttaagagccaccactggtggtAGGAGCTCCTTTCGGAGAACCCCACGTGGCCATGCATGCTTCTTCTCCATGGGGCTCCACCCTGGCATGTAGTAATGGAGTAGAAGATCAGCTCTATAAAAGTGCACCGTGCGGAGTACAGAGAGCTGGGCCTCACTCCGTACAGCACCTCCAACGTATTGCCCCCTCGGTCCTTCCACCCCAAGCGGTGGCAGCTAACGTAACTGAGCAGGCTGctgccttctcctgcacttgtatataaagGGAGCTTTTGTGCTAAAAGTTTGGAAGACTGGCTGGGCTTTGGTCAGAAAAAGTAAATGTCCAGTGTCTGGTCAGTGGACCCTGGTGTGCTATGTGCACTGTTGCAACAGCCATGGAACCAGTTCTGACCCTACTGGCTTGTTTTTTGTCTGGAAGcagtctgtctctttttttttttcccctatttcttCTCTGCAAACAGATCTTAGCTTTCTGCTGCCTCGGTGGTTAACAGATGACTTAATGGAAAAAATGCTTGCTGACTGGGGTCAGCTCCTTTGACAGCTGTTCAGATAAGATTAGAACTGGCCAAACTATTGTGttaaagtaggaaaaaaaaaaaggctgaataatgcttttttttttcaccacctCCCTTCTTGGGAAGGAAGTGGCTTGCTACTGTTTTGGAAAATTAAGTTGTCCTTCACCAAGTAACAAGGATAGTTAGGGGTCCATAATCAGAGAAGACAACCAAAGGTTACTGGACCGACGGCTGTATCAGTGCTACAGATTAAGCCTGGCTAGACTTAACAGATTTTTATAACCCGTAAAACGAAGGAATTTTACTCAACTCAGCTTTCCTGGCTCTGGCCTTCCAGGGAGCTGGCATGCATGCACACTAAGTGTTTCCTTGCAGCTTTGAATAGCCCTGCTCAGGTAAAGGTACAGTAGAcatcccattccccccccccccccccccagccccaagGTAAATCAGAATTAAGTTTGTAGGACTGTTGGTCTCTAGCTGTCACCAGAAAACAGCCATTCCTCAAGTCCCTAAGAGCTCTCGACCATGCACCAGAGTTCATTCAGTCTTTGTAGGGGTGGCCGCAGTGCCACAAGCCTTGCTTGTATGAGCCCAGTTGGAACAGCTGTAGTCCTCATCCACAGGTCAACAGATCATGGTTCAGTCTAGAACCTGGCTGGTCACTAGTCGTCGTCGTCATGGCGCAGTGGCTCGCCTGTCCTCCATGACCTCTTCTTGAGGGCTGAGAGCGCGACCTCCACAGTAGCCTTGGCCCTGGAGCTCATCAGTTGCCACTCAAAGCCAAATCGCCCATTCTCTGCACACCATCCACCAGTTTGATTGGCGTCAACACTTCAACACTGCTGCTTTAATCAAAGTTTCTCGCCCTGAATCCATCCTTGTCTAGTTTATAGGTCTGTTGCTAAATCTTAGTCCATACAGCCTGATGCTAGGGTGGGCCCTGAGATTCAGTGCCACGGCCTCCCAGTTCACATGCAGTCCGTGTGCAGATAAATAGGGGAGCTCTGCCTCCCCAAATAGGATGTGTATATTTTTCCCCCTCTAAATCCGCCAACCAAACTCCTTTGGCAGGGTAGAGGGCATACTGCCACTTTAAAGACTAAAAAGGGAGTTCCCCCAACCGCATTAAAAGCACTGGTGGCATTTACAGACTAATGGTGGCAGGCTCTGTAATGCAGTAGCAGTCTTGGTGAATAGTCAAGCATGGCCTTGATCCTGTGTAACATTAATGCAGCGCTGCTCTCTGACTTGTGGTGCTAAATAAGAGCTGAAGTGCAGCCTTTTAGGTGGACTGGGGCACGACTGCCTCTCGCACTGGGAGCTGCCCCATctcctggcctctgcttcccaaccAGTTACTGGAGGGCATAGGCTTATGAGGCCTTTGGGGTGGGAGGAGCAGACAAGGGTTTGGCAGCCTCCCATTGCTATACTCCTCTGGGTTTTAACAGTCCCTTATGTATTAATGCAGAAAAaatgtttggggtttgttttttttcccctagatGTGGGATGGTTTCTCAGTTATACATTTTGTACCCATGAGGGTTTGATGTCTTGTTCAGGAGCTAAGGACAAGTCTGGGGTCAAGCAGATGGAGTGGATCTGGCACAGGCGAGGGCTGtatcaagctagatggagagcACTGCAACTGATTGCATGCCGACTTCATGTGCTACCAGATAACGGGAGGGTCTCACAAAAGCTGTCTTCCAGACAAATACAGACATTGGGGGAAAACACatgactgcttctacagccaagcctATAAGCAAAGCACGTCGAGCAGCATGGACTGatgcacgcgggggggggggggggggggtaatctgcatggtgCAGTTTGgcgggcagactgcatggaccattggtccttctTCTCTGCCGTCATTTTGCTTGTTAATCTGACTGCTTAAAGTGAAGTTGCAGAGTAAATCAGGGTTCACAGCATAGTACAAAAGCCTCGCTTTCTTAGTTCAGGTGAGATTCAGTAGGTCTGTCGTGCCCAGAAATCAATCAATCCCGTTGCTGTCCAGGTTTCTGCAAGAACAGAGTAGACCACCGGCACTTTCCCTAAATCAAAAGACCAAGGCAGAGGGGGTGACTCTCTCGCACCATTGCTTAATGGAATCTACCAGAACACATTCATGCACATCACCATAACCCTGAGAGTAGACATTTTAAGTGAGATCCTTTTCCCCCTTTTCTTCAAAAGGACCCATGCCTGATCTAGGGCTCCCATCACACCAGCTTATTAAAAGTATGTCCTGCACAGCTTGCAACCCTAGCATAATCTCTTGGGGGGGCTGAGTAATGAATTGCAGGCGACTAGGTGCTAGTTTGGTAAATCCATTACACGGGTGCTGTGCTGTAAAACTAGAGATCCCGCAGGCCAGGTCTGAATCTGTAAACCAGTGGTCAGTTGTACACTTCATCCCCCAGTCTGAGAAAACGAGGAGGATCTGTAACCAATGGTAGCAGTTAACTTTTATTTTTAGCATTCTTGGAAATGCTATTTTGGGTTTTATTAGCTTCAGTGGGAGGGTGCAGATGAGGCTGGAATCTTTTTTTGCAAATGTTGCTAGATACTGATTCTAGAAGCTGATCtgaggttttttctttttcagaagccCATGTTTAAGTGCACATGACTTTTGAGAATTGAAAGTCTTACTCGGAAATAGCCTTTAGACAGGAAGATGTCCCTGGTTCTTAACTGTCTTAATATCTAGTCAGACCAGTTACTGAAAAGTGCTTAGTAATCTTATATCAAATGCCACCCTACAAATCCACGAGTTGCGGGacttgttgccagaagatgtggttgaaGTTAATAGTATTGCTAGGCTTAAAAAGGCAAGGATGCTTCTATTTAATTGGCCAGATAGACATGGGATCACCCTCTTAGTTTCTTGGCGCTGCATATTTCTGTTGTCCCAGATTGGCACCTGTCGGGCTTGATTGACCACTGGTACTTAATACTCGCACAGGCCTTGACATCTTCCACTCTAGCACCTTGCAGAGATCTGGGGATCTACCTTTCATTCGTATTAAGTTTTTCTCTTTCCCGATTAATGGCCGTTTGGGTCCCCCTCTTAGAGAACTAGCATCCTTAAGATGTAGTTATGTTTCCTTGTGTCTACGGTATGTCTTGAAATGCTTATTGAAGAAAACGGTTTGCTTAGTGAGCTAGGTAGATCTGGGTATTGCGTACCAAGACAGATCCAACTGGGGTTAAACTGCAGATCTTCAGACTTAAGACAAGTCATACAAACGCAGCATGCTTGAGTGTAGTTTCTTGCTAACGAAACCAAGTGCATAATCCCTGAAAACTGTGCCTTACGGCTGGATGTACTTAAGTCATAGCTTATGATTTAGGATTATAAAGATGTTAAATGGATGGAATGAATATTAAAAGCaacttgttttttttgtgtttaaaagaTTTTTCCAGATCCCTCAGACTTTGATCGCTACTGCAAGCTCAAGGATCGGCTGCCCTCGATCGTGGTGGAGCCCACGGAGGAAGATGTGGAAAGCGGGGAGCTGAGATGGCCACCGGAGGAATtcctggtggaggaggaggagaaagaggagacccATGAGGAGACACAGAGCGATAGCAAGGAGCAGTAAAGGATGAGCGCTTAACCTTTTTAAAGACAGCCGACAGTGGAGGTGTCTAActtaacctttttttatttttatcatcttGAGGGAGAGACCACGACCACCTGGTCCTAAACGATTCTAAAGACAGACTTTTTTTGACTTGCAAGGGCGAGAGATTTTAGCTCTTAAGGTTCTGTAACGAGAATCTGAAGACCCTCAACCTGATGGAATGCAGGAGACCAAGAGGGGAGAGTTTGTATCCAAGCTGCCTGAGGCCTGGGAAGAGGCTGTGGCGAGATCCCATTGGGCCCAGTGGCGGGCAAGCAAGGAACAGTCCTTGGGTTTAAGACGAAATAGTTAAAAGAACAATCAGTCTACAGCAGGCGAGACTGCTGCTTGCTTCAAAAGCATGATCGAGTCTTCATCTcttggttttggtttgtttttttttttttgttttacttttgctTTCTCTTCATGCAGGAAGTTTATGGAACGGAACAAAGCTGGTTGGGCAGGGGAGCTTTGAGGCTAGAGGTTGAGGCTGGTGGAAACCATTTCTCGGGCATGGCAGAGCATGCTGCAGTGTGCATGGAGCTGGCTTTTTATGCTATTCCGTATTGGATATGGTCAGGAGCAGAAGATCTGTAAGAAATAGGGTCCCAGTAGCACTAGCTGGCTTGGTAATTTTACTGCTACATAGTAAACTCCAGTGTCTCTCTTCTATTTACAGGCCCTGTCCGTTAAGTAACGAGTGGCTCCTTCTGGCTAGGGAGTGCCCTTAAAGGAGTCTACAGTGGCAAGCTCTGCTTTCTAGCTGAGCTGTAAGGCTAGGTTTAGGCTCTCGCATCCTAGAGCTCTAAAGAATTGCCACTCACATGGGGGTCTGGAAGGCAGCACAGACTGTCCGTTTGCAAGTCTTGTCAGTTTTTCAGGTTTTGCCGTAATAACTATAGTCTAGGAAGCGTGAGGAACTGCTTTACTGGGGATGTCTCTGTACAGTAGAGGTTCAAGGAAATGGTAATTGCTGATGTATACATACTTGGCACATTCTCAGCTCAAAAGGAGCAGTGTGGCTATCACTATTAACAGTGGGCTCTTCCCTGCTGATTGCAATGCCTGAAATCTTTAACATGGGAATCTAGTGTTAACTGCAGAGAAGCTAACCCGCTTTCCACACCATCTGATGGTAGAAGGTGATCAGGGTTAACCAGATGGGCATTTAAGGATGGATTGCATGGAGGCTGTGtgcacccccacacccccctttTAATCTGAAAATGTAGCCCACATGGTGCCATCTTTAGTAATGCACCACTTAATGATAAGGGGAATTCCTTTGTGTTAAAAGTGCATGGGGAAAACTGGGCTCTTATTTTTGGCAAAACTGAAATTTAAGTACATGCCTTCTGGAGTTTAAACACTGTAGTTTGCAGATCTGTCCAAACTATACCTCCAGTGAGCTGTGGTGGCATGGAAGCCCTGGTATATGGCAGTGGACTGACCAGTCTGGGAGGGGCCTGGGGGttgtgatttgatttttttttatctgtttagTTCTTACATACCTAgatttatttttgtctttatcaCTAAAAGACTGGCTTATGGAAGTCCATTCTGAGAGCAGCATGCTTTTTCCTAGCATGCACGCCAGTCTCCAAGCAGATGCATCTCTAAAGGCCTGTGGCTTCTGCATGCCTGACGGGAGcctagagatgggggggggggaggcataaaagaaaaatcagcaaCTCCTCCTCCAGTGTGGCATGAAACCCTACAGAAGCAGGTTTAGGAAGGCCCCTAAACCAGATGGAGGAAACCTGTCGCTCCTGTCATCTGCTGCACATCTTGTCGGGTGTTCCGTGGTTCTGTTTTTAATATCCATCTGTACAATTCGATACCTCCTGGCTTGTAGAACACGGAGGGGCAATGTGCTACTTTACATATCAGTATCAGCTGGTTTGTTTGTGCAGTAAACATTCTGTCTGCTTTGTGTAAATttgtcttttgaaaatatagCAATAACTCATGTCCCTGCTTCACACTAATAGATGAGACTTGTGCACAAATTTTGCTGGTGACATGTAGCATGTATTCCAggtggatctttttttttttttttttttttttttaaattttcagtgAAGTCTTGTATGTAGGTGGCAACCTCCTTTATCCAATtctagccttaaaaaaaaaaaataataataattctgatCCTGAACTAAATGTGGCCACACAAAGTCCTCCAGGCCTGGTGTCTTGTCAGCTGTTCTTCCTTCATCCCTGCACCATGGTGGAAATGTGCTTATGAACTGATGTCCTGTGTACCATCTGAGTCTCTCCCGCTGACATACCTCACCAAGAGGTGGAGAAAGAGGCATCAGCCTGCGCTCACCTTCTGACCCCCAGAGGGAAAGCATCCTAAGAGGGTTTATGCATACCAGTCTCTCATCCTTGTGGCTTTCTTTTTAAAGTAATGTGTGTTTCTGTTAATCGTCCGAACAAAAGCATTCCGGTTCCACATCTGTACGATAAATATGTATAGTGTATGATGAGTATAATTAATGTCCTTCTTTTTTGAGGCTCAGGGAAAAGCTagcattttttttccaaactccTTCTTTGTCACTGTGACAGTTGTAAATAAAGTTTGAATCTGCTTTCCAAGACCCGTGGCTGGCTTCTCCTTCTCAGGACACCCAGGAGGGAGAGAGTTGGGCAGGCTATGTTTAGGCTGCTGGAGAAGGATAGGGGCAAAAACCTGCATGTCAACTTGCATACTCTCCCTGCCTTCTGAAGTTGGAGGATTATTTTAGGATTAATGTTTCACTTGCAGTTTTGAAACATCTTTTCTTTATGTAAATCTGGGCTTAAATTCTCTGAAAGATGTGGGCTGCATCATGCTTCCTGGTGGAGTGCTGGTGCTACAGGGCTGTACTTCCTACAGTATGCACAGGCTGTGCAGCAAGCTTCTATAAGGGTAACGTGAGGGCTACAGAAGACTTTGTAAGAGGAAAGTCTCTCTTCCATACGAGTAGTACCTCTCAGACATGTTCAGCCATGATGCTGACCTTTGGTTAGAACACACCTAACAACCCCAGGATCCTTTGGCATGGATTAGGCATACATTTAGAGAGACCTAAATACTGCTGGGGAATCTCTTATGGGGGTGTAGTTTGTCCTCCAGGAGTTTACAATGTGATAAAAGGAGCACGCTTGCTTTAGATTTCTGGCTACTTACTATCCCGTATAGGTGCAAAATCCCTGTTCTAATGTTGGCGTTAGAAGCAAAAGCTGTTCCGGACCTCTGATTTAATAGGAAACTGGTTTACATTGACTTCAGGGTTTGGGCCACGTAACCCAAGTATTTTTTAGGTATCAAATTTTAAATACTAACACCATGAAGGCCTAAGTGATTTACAGTAAACATACATTGAAATTAATAGGCAATAACAAACACAATAGACTCATTTCAATAAAAAGGATGGGGAGAATTATAACGCTAGTTTTAATGGTATTAGCACCTACAGCATGTACTAAATCTATCCTAAAACCCCAATGACATGCCCAGGATGAATCCAAACCTCTGAAGAAAATGGGCCAACTCACTCTTCTGTCCACAGAGCCCATGAAAcgggtggcaaactccagtcctcgagggccgcaaacaggccaggttttcaggttatctatAATGAGCaggcatgaggtttgcatccaaTGGGAAGGcggtgcatgcagatctctcatgcatattcattgtggatatcctgaaaacctggcctgtttgtggtcctTAAGGACTGGAGTTTACCAACCCTGCCATAAAACTGTATTATAGTATCTAGTCTTATCCTTGCTGAACATAGCCACTGCCTATCTTCAGTATCTCTGCTACTACCtaatgggccaatacagtaaaagcaTGGAAGAGTGGGTGAGCACTCGCTCTCCTGTGTGTGCAATACAGTAgcctaatttatttaaattaggcccagcggtaaaaagaggcgctagggacactagtgcatgcctagtgcctttttttttttttgactgaagcagcgg from Rhinatrema bivittatum chromosome 3, aRhiBiv1.1, whole genome shotgun sequence includes these protein-coding regions:
- the LBH gene encoding protein LBH isoform X2 is translated as MSVFYPIHCPDYLRSAEMTEVMSSPSMDEMGLSPRKDAVTYQIFPDPSDFDRYCKLKDRLPSIVVEPTEEDVESGELRWPPEEFLVEEEEKEETHEETQSDSKEQ